From Cecembia calidifontis, one genomic window encodes:
- a CDS encoding CoA transferase subunit A: MINKTVANAEEAINDIPSGAVLMLGGFGLCGIPENCISALLKKEIDGLTCISNNAGVDDFGIGLMLKKRMVKKMISSYVGENAEFERQLLSGELEVELIPQGTLAERVRAGGAGIPAFFTPAGVGTEVAEGKEVREFDGKLYLMERWLKADFALVKAWKGDTAGNLIYKGTARNFNPMMAAAGKITIAEVEKLVPAGELDPNQIHTPGIYVQRIFQGVNYEKRIEQRTVSQAKG, encoded by the coding sequence ATGATCAATAAAACTGTTGCAAATGCTGAGGAAGCAATCAACGATATCCCATCCGGTGCGGTATTGATGCTGGGTGGATTTGGGCTTTGTGGTATTCCGGAAAACTGCATCTCTGCACTCCTTAAAAAAGAGATTGATGGCCTTACCTGTATTTCCAACAATGCAGGCGTGGACGATTTCGGAATCGGACTGATGCTCAAAAAGCGCATGGTCAAAAAAATGATCTCCTCTTATGTGGGTGAAAATGCAGAATTTGAACGCCAGTTGTTATCGGGGGAATTGGAAGTGGAATTAATTCCACAAGGAACCCTTGCTGAAAGAGTCAGAGCAGGTGGTGCCGGTATTCCGGCATTCTTTACCCCTGCAGGCGTGGGAACAGAGGTAGCTGAGGGAAAAGAAGTTAGAGAGTTTGATGGGAAACTTTATTTGATGGAAAGATGGCTGAAAGCCGACTTTGCTCTCGTAAAAGCCTGGAAAGGGGATACCGCCGGAAACCTCATTTATAAAGGCACTGCAAGAAATTTCAACCCGATGATGGCTGCTGCGGGCAAAATCACCATTGCAGAAGTTGAAAAATTAGTGCCAGCCGGAGAGTTGGACCCTAACCAAATCCACACGCCTGGAATCTACGTGCAAAGAATTTTCCAGGGGGTGAATTATGAAAAGCGAATTGAACAGAGAACTGTAAGCCAAGCAAAAGGTTAG
- a CDS encoding bifunctional riboflavin kinase/FAD synthetase, protein MKIYEGTEHFGPVKNPVVTSGTFDGVHLGHQKILKRIRSLADEIGGETVLITFWPHPRLVLYPNEHNLRLLSTFEEKAKLLREFGIDHLLTIPFTKEFSELSSEEFIQQILIQTIKTRKLVIGYDHRFGKNREGGFDYLKEHIDQYGFDLEEISREDVDNVGVSSTKIRKALEEGNVQVANEYLGREYELNGIIIKGQQLGRSIGFPTANIHIPHDYKLIPCDGAYAVMANMEGEEYKGMLNIGMRPTVNGNSQTIEVHLFDFEGDLYDKRICVRLKAYLRPEIKFSGLEALQQQLRKDKADALHILQS, encoded by the coding sequence GAAAATCTATGAGGGAACAGAACATTTTGGACCGGTCAAAAATCCGGTAGTCACGAGCGGAACTTTTGACGGAGTTCATTTGGGCCATCAAAAAATCCTTAAAAGAATCCGCAGTTTGGCAGATGAAATTGGCGGGGAAACTGTCCTCATTACATTTTGGCCACATCCCAGACTCGTATTATATCCCAATGAACATAACCTCAGACTACTAAGTACTTTCGAAGAAAAGGCCAAACTCTTAAGGGAATTTGGCATAGATCATTTGTTGACCATTCCCTTTACAAAAGAATTCTCCGAACTAAGTTCAGAAGAATTCATCCAACAAATCCTTATCCAAACCATCAAAACCCGTAAATTAGTCATCGGTTATGACCACCGGTTCGGAAAAAACAGAGAAGGTGGCTTTGATTACCTCAAAGAACATATTGATCAATATGGATTTGATTTGGAGGAGATTTCCAGGGAGGATGTGGACAATGTGGGGGTCTCTAGCACCAAAATCAGAAAAGCACTAGAGGAAGGAAACGTCCAAGTTGCCAATGAATATTTGGGTAGGGAGTACGAATTAAACGGGATCATCATCAAAGGACAGCAACTTGGAAGGTCCATAGGTTTTCCCACGGCCAATATCCATATTCCACACGATTACAAATTGATTCCCTGTGATGGAGCCTATGCCGTGATGGCCAATATGGAAGGAGAGGAATACAAGGGCATGCTTAACATAGGCATGCGCCCTACCGTAAATGGAAATAGCCAGACTATTGAAGTCCACCTCTTTGATTTCGAAGGGGATCTCTATGACAAAAGGATCTGTGTGCGCTTAAAAGCCTATCTACGGCCAGAAATTAAATTCTCAGGATTAGAGGCCTTACAGCAGCAACTCCGAAAAGACAAAGCTGATGCACTCCATATCCTGCAATCTTAA